The following coding sequences lie in one Polynucleobacter necessarius genomic window:
- a CDS encoding M48 family metalloprotease: MQDIKLATKPSLLRRILAVQLVLAMSCSGIPAHAASPVGDVSVEGSSAAIQNIGRVMQSPDARPANAPTRSSMQSQPTIILPDIGDPGGDTLTRLDERKYGEMIMRQIRPDPDYSNDLLIYDFLNLMERRLLQAARKLQLGGANEQGSGNYNFEVFAVKDSSINAFALPGGFIGFHTGLLVSAESDSEVASVMGHETGHVLQRHLARQMDKQTTNMMIALAGLVLGALAASHNPSAAAGLMQGGQALAVNNQLSYSRNAEREADRIGFQILDASGYDVNGAPGFFQRLQKATGIMDNGAPGYVRTHPLTTDRIADMQDRTRTVSKAVNITASPEFYFIKARAHMEQSGSSSGMYDLKNTFDSLSKQQPIGKQLEGFYGLTLIAQRQGKIDQAEADLQQVRNIVQKMGASNSSTYRQSLALDITASELTLTKGKSEEALQIAQASLKTYPQSYAAGAAMINAELKLGRTNDAINWLKARTRSQPNEIVWWSLLSKAYDQANNVPMRHYALGEKYALEGAWPSAIEQLRIARSAGGADFYQGSSIDARLREMQRQYQEELKEQGKQAPG; the protein is encoded by the coding sequence ATGCAAGATATAAAGCTAGCCACAAAACCCTCTCTTTTACGCCGTATTTTGGCAGTTCAATTGGTGCTGGCAATGTCTTGCTCTGGAATTCCGGCGCATGCAGCTTCCCCAGTGGGTGATGTTTCAGTAGAGGGGAGTTCGGCAGCTATTCAGAATATTGGTAGGGTAATGCAGTCACCTGATGCGCGACCTGCTAATGCACCAACTCGTAGTTCAATGCAAAGTCAGCCAACCATTATTTTGCCCGATATAGGGGATCCCGGAGGCGATACTTTAACGCGATTGGATGAGCGTAAATATGGTGAGATGATCATGCGCCAAATTCGTCCAGATCCTGACTATTCAAACGATTTGCTGATTTACGATTTTCTAAATCTAATGGAGCGTCGCTTATTACAGGCTGCCCGAAAGTTGCAATTAGGTGGGGCTAATGAACAAGGGAGTGGCAACTATAACTTCGAAGTATTTGCCGTGAAAGATAGCAGTATTAATGCGTTTGCCTTACCCGGAGGATTTATTGGTTTTCATACGGGCTTACTTGTGAGCGCTGAATCTGATTCTGAGGTAGCTTCAGTGATGGGGCATGAAACGGGTCACGTACTGCAGCGCCATTTAGCTCGTCAAATGGATAAGCAAACTACTAATATGATGATTGCTTTAGCTGGATTAGTTTTGGGGGCTTTAGCAGCTTCGCACAATCCTTCTGCAGCGGCTGGTCTCATGCAGGGTGGTCAAGCGCTTGCTGTCAATAATCAACTTTCTTACTCTCGGAATGCAGAGCGTGAAGCTGATCGTATTGGCTTTCAGATTTTGGATGCTAGTGGATATGATGTAAATGGCGCACCAGGATTTTTTCAGCGTTTGCAAAAAGCAACTGGAATAATGGACAATGGCGCACCAGGATATGTGCGGACTCACCCATTAACAACAGACCGTATTGCTGATATGCAAGATAGAACTCGGACTGTCTCTAAAGCGGTCAATATCACAGCCTCCCCAGAGTTTTATTTCATTAAAGCTCGAGCCCACATGGAACAGTCAGGTAGTTCTAGTGGTATGTACGATCTTAAAAATACATTTGATAGCCTAAGTAAGCAGCAACCAATCGGTAAGCAGCTTGAAGGTTTTTATGGTTTGACTTTAATAGCGCAACGTCAAGGAAAAATAGATCAAGCTGAAGCCGATTTGCAGCAGGTTCGAAATATTGTTCAGAAGATGGGCGCTTCTAATTCGTCGACTTATAGACAAAGTCTCGCATTAGATATCACTGCTTCAGAATTAACTTTGACTAAAGGTAAAAGTGAAGAGGCGCTTCAAATTGCCCAAGCCTCACTTAAAACTTATCCGCAATCTTATGCAGCAGGCGCTGCCATGATTAATGCTGAGCTCAAGCTTGGCCGCACCAATGATGCAATTAATTGGTTAAAAGCTCGCACTAGATCTCAGCCAAATGAAATTGTCTGGTGGTCCTTGCTTTCTAAAGCTTATGATCAAGCTAATAATGTTCCAATGCGTCATTACGCCCTTGGTGAAAAGTATGCGCTGGAAGGGGCCTGGCCTTCTGCAATTGAACAGTTGCGTATTGCTCGCTCGGCCGGCGGTGCTGATTTCTACCAAGGGTCCAGTATTGATGCTCGTCTACGCGAAATGCAAAGACAATACCAAGAAGAACTCAAGGAGCAGGGTAAGCAAGCCCCAGGCTAA
- a CDS encoding SBBP repeat-containing protein encodes MNPSKQGYELITQCGHSIYPQSALSDENGNVYIVGTANQTIYEEGSNSEFIKSDALTIALLHDHDLDHFSELAKLNDEACSFGGSWQWSENNCPSRARLL; translated from the coding sequence ATGAACCCAAGCAAACAAGGGTATGAACTGATCACACAATGCGGTCATTCAATTTATCCTCAGAGTGCTTTGAGCGATGAAAATGGCAATGTTTATATTGTTGGTACGGCAAACCAAACAATTTATGAAGAAGGAAGTAATAGCGAATTTATTAAAAGTGATGCCCTAACAATTGCTTTACTACATGATCATGATCTTGATCATTTTTCTGAGCTTGCTAAATTAAATGATGAGGCCTGTAGTTTTGGAGGTTCATGGCAATGGAGCGAAAACAACTGCCCCTCTCGAGCCCGTTTACTCTAA
- the fba gene encoding class II fructose-bisphosphate aldolase (catalyzes the reversible aldol condensation of dihydroxyacetonephosphate and glyceraldehyde 3-phosphate in the Calvin cycle, glycolysis, and/or gluconeogenesis) yields the protein MALVSLRQLLDHAAENGYGLPAFNVNNLEQVTAIMEAANEADSPVIMQASAGARKYAGEAFLRHLISAAVEAYPHIPVVMHQDHGQSPAVCMAAIKSGFTSVMMDGSLEADGKTVASYEYNVDVSKEVVKFSHSIGVTVEAELGVLGSLETMKGDKEDGHGADGTMTREQLLTDVEQAADFVKATQCDALAIAIGTSHGAYKFSKKPTGDILAIDRIKEIHARIPNTHLVMHGSSSVPQELLAEIREFGGDMKETYGVPVEEIQEGIKNGVRKINIDTDIRLAMTGAIRRYFIENPSKFDPRDYLKPAREAAKKICIARFQAFGSAGQASKIKPILLEKMAELYKSGKLIQIVK from the coding sequence ATGGCTTTAGTATCTTTAAGACAACTCTTGGATCATGCTGCAGAAAACGGATATGGTCTGCCAGCATTTAATGTAAATAATCTAGAGCAAGTAACGGCAATTATGGAGGCAGCTAACGAGGCTGATTCTCCCGTCATCATGCAAGCTTCTGCAGGGGCTCGTAAATATGCTGGAGAAGCATTTTTGCGCCATTTGATTTCTGCGGCTGTTGAAGCTTACCCACATATTCCAGTAGTCATGCACCAGGACCATGGTCAGAGCCCTGCGGTATGTATGGCAGCGATCAAGAGTGGTTTTACCAGCGTAATGATGGATGGCTCTTTAGAAGCTGATGGCAAAACTGTTGCTAGCTATGAGTACAACGTGGATGTTTCCAAGGAGGTAGTGAAGTTTTCTCATTCAATTGGAGTTACGGTTGAGGCAGAACTAGGGGTATTAGGCTCCTTAGAAACAATGAAAGGCGACAAGGAAGATGGCCATGGTGCTGATGGCACGATGACTCGCGAGCAATTGTTAACAGATGTTGAGCAAGCGGCTGATTTTGTGAAGGCGACGCAGTGCGATGCTTTAGCGATTGCAATTGGTACTAGCCATGGTGCTTACAAGTTTAGTAAAAAACCAACAGGCGACATTTTGGCTATCGACCGAATTAAGGAAATTCATGCACGTATTCCAAATACACATCTAGTAATGCATGGCTCATCAAGTGTTCCTCAGGAATTGCTGGCCGAGATCCGTGAGTTTGGTGGCGATATGAAAGAGACTTATGGTGTGCCTGTTGAAGAGATTCAAGAGGGCATTAAGAATGGCGTACGCAAAATTAATATCGATACAGATATACGCTTGGCAATGACGGGGGCGATTCGTCGTTACTTTATCGAAAATCCAAGCAAGTTTGACCCGCGCGATTATTTAAAGCCGGCCCGTGAAGCTGCGAAGAAGATTTGTATTGCACGGTTTCAGGCTTTTGGTTCAGCTGGCCAAGCTTCCAAAATTAAACCCATTCTCTTAGAGAAGATGGCTGAGCTTTATAAGAGCGGTAAATTAATTCAAATTGTGAAGTGA
- a CDS encoding phosphoribosylaminoimidazolesuccinocarboxamide synthase codes for MPALYATSIKSLPLLSKGKVRDVYALDDDKLLMITTDRLSAFDVVMGESIPEKGVVLNQMANFWFNKLASVIPNHLTGMDPATVVAADEVEQVKGRAVVAKRLKPILVEAVVRGYLAGSGWKDYKEAGKVCGIALPKGLENAQKLPEPIFTPAAKAEFGRHDENISFEKVVKLIGEKLANQIREVSIRLYKEASEFAATRGIIIADTKFEFGLDATGELVLMDEILTADSSRFWPAETYYVGSNPPSYDKQFVRDWLETAMVNGKPWPKTAPAPQLPADVVQKTAQKYREALTRLTQG; via the coding sequence ATGCCTGCTTTATACGCTACCTCTATTAAATCCTTACCCCTATTATCGAAAGGTAAAGTGCGAGATGTATATGCATTAGATGATGATAAGTTGTTAATGATTACAACTGACCGACTCTCTGCATTTGATGTGGTGATGGGTGAGTCTATTCCCGAAAAGGGTGTAGTGTTAAACCAAATGGCTAATTTTTGGTTTAATAAATTAGCTTCAGTGATTCCAAACCATTTGACTGGCATGGATCCAGCTACGGTAGTAGCTGCCGACGAGGTAGAGCAGGTGAAAGGTCGTGCTGTAGTTGCTAAACGTTTAAAGCCGATTTTGGTAGAGGCTGTTGTACGTGGCTATTTAGCTGGTAGCGGCTGGAAAGATTACAAAGAAGCTGGCAAGGTTTGTGGAATTGCTTTGCCGAAAGGCTTAGAGAACGCTCAAAAATTGCCCGAGCCCATCTTTACTCCTGCGGCTAAAGCTGAATTTGGTCGGCATGATGAAAACATCTCATTTGAAAAAGTAGTTAAATTAATCGGTGAAAAGTTAGCCAACCAAATTCGGGAGGTAAGCATTCGACTGTATAAAGAAGCCTCTGAATTCGCTGCTACTCGTGGAATCATTATTGCTGATACCAAGTTTGAGTTTGGCTTAGATGCTACTGGCGAATTGGTCCTAATGGACGAGATCCTTACTGCTGATTCTTCTCGCTTCTGGCCTGCAGAAACCTACTATGTGGGTTCAAACCCACCTTCTTATGACAAGCAATTTGTGCGTGACTGGTTAGAGACGGCGATGGTAAATGGTAAGCCTTGGCCCAAAACAGCCCCTGCACCGCAATTGCCTGCAGATGTTGTTCAAAAAACTGCCCAAAAGTATCGCGAAGCGCTCACACGTCTAACTCAGGGATAA
- the purE gene encoding 5-(carboxyamino)imidazole ribonucleotide mutase — protein sequence MSKKPIVGIVMGSNSDWDTMQHAAQMLEQFGIAHEAKVLSAHRMPDDMFQYAEKAQANGLQAIIAGAGGAAHLPGMLASKTIVPVYGVPVASKYLRGEDSLYSIVQMPKGIPVATFAIGEAGAANAALHVIAGLALHDADLAQRLEDFRVKQSDTARSMNLPGY from the coding sequence ATGAGTAAGAAGCCAATCGTCGGAATAGTGATGGGATCCAATTCAGATTGGGACACCATGCAGCACGCCGCCCAAATGCTTGAGCAATTTGGCATTGCTCATGAGGCAAAAGTGCTCTCCGCGCATCGCATGCCAGATGATATGTTTCAGTATGCTGAAAAGGCTCAAGCTAATGGCTTGCAGGCAATCATTGCTGGAGCAGGTGGTGCGGCTCATTTACCAGGCATGCTTGCTTCAAAAACAATTGTCCCTGTCTACGGGGTACCGGTTGCCAGTAAATATTTGCGCGGTGAAGATTCTTTATATTCAATTGTTCAAATGCCCAAAGGAATTCCAGTTGCTACTTTTGCAATTGGTGAAGCCGGTGCGGCTAATGCTGCCTTGCATGTGATTGCAGGTTTAGCTTTACATGATGCTGATTTAGCTCAGCGCTTAGAAGATTTTCGTGTGAAACAGTCTGATACCGCACGTTCAATGAATTTGCCGGGATATTAA
- a CDS encoding zinc-finger domain-containing protein, which produces MTQTQAVIVDGKDLPLHCPTNQTPAWNSHPRVFLDITKTGEAKCPYCGAEYKLIPGTEPHGH; this is translated from the coding sequence ATGACTCAGACTCAAGCAGTAATAGTGGATGGTAAAGATTTACCTCTGCACTGTCCCACCAACCAAACTCCAGCTTGGAACTCACACCCCCGAGTCTTTCTGGACATTACTAAAACCGGCGAAGCTAAATGCCCTTATTGTGGCGCAGAGTACAAACTTATTCCCGGCACTGAGCCACACGGTCATTAA
- a CDS encoding branched-chain amino acid transaminase → MSMSDRDGFIWTDGKLIPWREANVHVLTHSLHYGMGVFEGIRAYKTPQGTAIFRLPEHVKRLFNGTKIFQMNMPYSREEISKGIIDVVNSNKLETCYIRPIIFIGSQKLGISPKGNTIHTSIAAWEWGAYLGEDGLNKGIRVKTSSFTRHFVNSSLVRAKASGYYINSILANQEVTANGYDEALLLDTEGYVSEGSGENVFMVSDGIVYTPDLASCLDGITRDSIIEIVKDLGLELREKRITRDEIYSADETFFTGTAAEVTPIRELDDRTIGDGKRGPITEKIQKTYFDAVYGRNDKYKSWLTYVK, encoded by the coding sequence ATGTCGATGTCCGACCGCGATGGATTTATTTGGACTGATGGGAAGCTAATTCCTTGGCGCGAGGCCAATGTTCACGTGTTAACACACAGCCTACATTACGGAATGGGGGTGTTTGAGGGTATCCGTGCCTACAAAACCCCCCAGGGAACAGCCATTTTCCGACTCCCAGAGCATGTAAAGCGCCTGTTTAATGGCACCAAGATCTTCCAAATGAACATGCCCTACAGTCGAGAAGAGATCAGCAAGGGGATTATTGATGTGGTTAATAGCAATAAGCTAGAAACTTGCTACATTCGCCCCATTATCTTCATTGGCTCCCAAAAGCTGGGTATTTCCCCCAAAGGAAATACTATTCATACCTCAATTGCAGCATGGGAATGGGGTGCCTATTTGGGTGAAGATGGGCTTAATAAGGGTATCCGGGTTAAAACTTCCTCATTTACCCGCCATTTTGTAAACTCCTCACTTGTGCGCGCTAAGGCTTCTGGTTATTACATCAACTCCATTTTGGCCAACCAAGAAGTTACTGCTAATGGATATGATGAGGCCTTGTTGCTCGATACCGAAGGGTATGTCTCTGAAGGTTCAGGCGAAAACGTCTTTATGGTGAGCGATGGAATTGTGTATACACCGGATTTAGCATCATGCTTAGATGGCATTACTCGCGACTCCATTATTGAGATCGTAAAAGATCTCGGTCTCGAGTTACGTGAGAAACGTATTACTCGCGATGAGATCTATTCCGCTGATGAAACTTTCTTCACCGGTACCGCTGCTGAAGTTACTCCTATCCGCGAATTGGATGACCGCACCATTGGAGATGGTAAACGTGGTCCCATTACTGAAAAGATTCAAAAAACGTATTTTGATGCAGTGTATGGCAGAAATGATAAATACAAATCTTGGCTCACTTACGTGAAGTAA
- the pyk gene encoding pyruvate kinase, whose amino-acid sequence MLRATKIIATLGPASEKPDVLREMIRAGVDVVRMNFSHGTVADHKARRDLVRSISTEVGKEVGIMTDLQGPKIRVGKFTDNKIQLIEDDHFTLDVACELGNQERVGLDYKELPNDVKPGDRLLLNDGLVVLRVEGVKGGEIFTIVEQGGPLSNNKGINRAGGGLTAPALTEKDVADLDAAIAMGVDFLAISFPKDGADMAYARQLADAASAKYGVGKVKTIAKVERAEAIEPEALKSIIAESDGIMVARGDLAIEVGNAAVPALQKRMIAWAREADKFTITATQMMESMINAPVPTRAEVSDVANAVLDGTDAVMLSAESAAGMYPVQTIKAMAEICVEAEKSDRVKLDTDFMDKTFTRIDQTIALGALFTAHHLNANAIAALTDSGSTAIWMSRHNIHVPIFALTSKIATQRALSAYRNVTPIGLDYTKDRDTALQEVEACLKKSGAVKKGDTVVLTSGEPMGEPGGTNTLKIVHVK is encoded by the coding sequence ATGTTGAGAGCAACTAAGATCATTGCAACTCTGGGTCCGGCCTCGGAAAAGCCAGATGTTTTGCGTGAAATGATCCGTGCTGGCGTTGATGTAGTGCGAATGAATTTCTCTCACGGTACCGTAGCAGATCATAAAGCACGCCGTGATTTGGTACGTAGCATCTCTACCGAGGTGGGTAAAGAAGTGGGCATTATGACCGACTTACAAGGTCCTAAAATTCGGGTTGGTAAATTTACTGATAACAAAATTCAGCTCATAGAGGATGATCACTTTACTCTTGATGTAGCCTGTGAATTGGGCAATCAAGAGCGAGTTGGTCTTGATTACAAAGAACTGCCAAACGATGTCAAGCCAGGCGATCGTCTTTTATTGAATGACGGTTTAGTAGTGTTGCGAGTTGAAGGCGTCAAAGGTGGCGAAATCTTTACTATTGTTGAGCAGGGCGGCCCTCTCTCTAATAACAAAGGCATCAATCGTGCTGGCGGCGGTTTAACTGCCCCCGCTCTGACTGAAAAAGATGTTGCTGATTTAGATGCCGCAATTGCCATGGGAGTGGATTTCTTGGCAATCAGCTTCCCTAAAGACGGTGCTGATATGGCCTATGCCCGTCAGTTGGCTGATGCCGCTAGCGCCAAGTATGGTGTCGGCAAAGTTAAAACGATTGCCAAGGTAGAGCGCGCTGAAGCAATAGAGCCTGAAGCCCTTAAAAGTATTATTGCCGAGAGCGATGGCATCATGGTTGCTCGTGGTGATTTGGCTATTGAAGTTGGGAATGCTGCGGTGCCGGCTTTACAAAAACGCATGATTGCATGGGCACGTGAAGCGGACAAATTCACGATTACAGCTACGCAAATGATGGAGTCCATGATTAATGCGCCAGTTCCGACGCGCGCAGAAGTCAGCGACGTAGCGAATGCAGTATTGGATGGTACGGATGCAGTAATGTTATCTGCTGAGTCTGCTGCGGGTATGTATCCAGTGCAAACTATTAAAGCGATGGCAGAGATTTGTGTTGAAGCAGAAAAGTCAGATCGCGTGAAGCTCGATACTGACTTCATGGATAAAACCTTTACCCGTATTGACCAAACGATTGCCTTAGGTGCTTTATTTACAGCACACCATCTCAATGCCAATGCTATTGCTGCATTGACTGATTCAGGCTCAACGGCAATTTGGATGAGTCGTCACAATATTCATGTGCCGATATTTGCTTTGACTTCAAAGATTGCTACGCAACGTGCTTTAAGTGCTTATCGTAATGTCACTCCAATTGGCTTGGACTACACCAAAGATCGTGACACCGCATTGCAAGAGGTAGAAGCTTGCTTAAAAAAATCAGGCGCTGTTAAAAAAGGCGATACCGTTGTGCTGACCTCTGGTGAGCCCATGGGTGAGCCTGGTGGTACCAATACACTCAAGATTGTGCATGTGAAGTAA
- the waaF gene encoding lipopolysaccharide heptosyltransferase II translates to MHGILIVAPNWIGDAVMTQPLLAKLKDQFPESHIDVLASTWVAPIYRACPEVSEVIEAKFEHKQLQWNLRKQIAKELSAKKYQACFILPNSFKSALIPWLANIPIRIGYRGEMRFGLINLFLENPSKINRPPMVEHYLALSQLLKSEQDTTESNLEPKLQVSATAKESVQNKLHNDNVDPDCTYIMCPGAEYGPTKRWPTSHFAELAQKLVAQNPSAQFILLGGKDDLELTNEICTKAQQVGNIHNWCGSTTLDEAIALIGMSKAVISNDSGLMHIAAALQTPQVAIFGSSDPSHTPPLSNKAKVLWLNLPCSPCHKKECPLGHLNCLNDILPEQVFATLKSLQS, encoded by the coding sequence ATGCACGGTATTTTGATTGTCGCCCCCAATTGGATTGGGGATGCTGTAATGACTCAGCCTTTACTGGCAAAACTCAAAGATCAATTCCCAGAATCACACATTGATGTACTTGCCAGCACTTGGGTAGCACCTATTTATCGAGCCTGCCCTGAAGTTTCTGAAGTAATCGAAGCAAAGTTTGAGCACAAACAATTACAGTGGAATCTACGCAAGCAAATCGCCAAAGAATTATCAGCAAAAAAATATCAAGCCTGTTTTATATTACCCAATAGCTTTAAATCGGCACTGATTCCATGGTTGGCCAATATCCCTATTCGTATAGGCTATCGCGGTGAAATGCGCTTCGGTTTAATCAATCTCTTCTTAGAAAATCCAAGCAAAATTAATCGGCCGCCTATGGTTGAGCACTATCTTGCATTGAGTCAACTACTGAAAAGCGAGCAAGATACAACAGAAAGTAATCTGGAACCCAAATTACAAGTTTCAGCAACCGCAAAAGAATCGGTTCAAAATAAATTACATAACGATAATGTTGATCCTGACTGCACCTACATCATGTGCCCTGGCGCTGAATATGGTCCAACCAAACGGTGGCCAACAAGTCACTTTGCCGAGTTAGCCCAAAAATTAGTTGCCCAAAATCCAAGCGCCCAATTCATTCTCTTAGGAGGCAAAGATGATCTTGAGCTAACTAACGAAATTTGCACTAAAGCCCAGCAAGTAGGCAACATTCACAACTGGTGCGGCAGTACCACTCTTGATGAGGCTATTGCCCTGATTGGCATGAGCAAAGCAGTTATCAGCAACGATTCGGGTTTAATGCACATAGCAGCAGCACTGCAAACGCCTCAGGTTGCTATATTTGGGTCGAGCGACCCATCCCATACGCCGCCACTTTCTAACAAAGCCAAAGTGCTTTGGCTGAATCTACCATGCAGTCCTTGCCACAAAAAAGAGTGCCCATTAGGTCATTTAAATTGCTTAAATGACATTCTTCCTGAACAAGTATTCGCTACACTCAAGTCATTGCAGTCATAA
- a CDS encoding phosphoglycerate kinase — translation MPESLFKVKRLSELVHSGQLKGKRVLIRADLNVPQDEAGNITEDTRIRASMPAVQMCLDAGAAVMVTSHLGRPTEGQFKPEDSLAPVADRIAALLSRKVLLISEWVDGGFEINPGEVVLLENCRLNVGEKKNSDELSKKIAALCDVYVNDAFGTAHRAEATTNGVAKFAPIACAGPLMAAELDALSRALASPKRPLVAIVAGSKVSSKLTILKALSEKVDELIVGGGIANTFMLAKGLPIGKSLAEPDLVDEAIEIMEIMEKRGAHVPIPEDVVVANELSPLARANRVPADQVAEDDMILDIGPKTAARLSIMLAHAGTIVWNGPLGIFEIDQFGGGTKMLAAAIAHSPAFSIAGGGDTLAAIAKYGIENQVDYISTGGGAFLEFLEGKTLPAFAVLAERAKD, via the coding sequence ATGCCGGAATCCTTATTTAAAGTTAAGCGTTTAAGTGAATTAGTTCACTCAGGTCAATTAAAGGGTAAGCGGGTTTTAATTCGTGCCGATTTAAATGTTCCACAAGATGAGGCGGGAAATATTACTGAGGACACACGCATACGCGCATCTATGCCAGCGGTTCAGATGTGTTTAGATGCTGGAGCGGCAGTAATGGTGACTTCTCATTTAGGTCGTCCTACTGAGGGGCAATTTAAACCAGAAGATAGCTTGGCTCCTGTAGCGGACCGCATAGCCGCTTTGTTGAGTCGTAAGGTGCTTCTAATTAGTGAGTGGGTTGATGGTGGTTTTGAAATAAATCCAGGTGAAGTGGTTCTCCTAGAGAACTGCCGATTAAACGTCGGCGAGAAAAAGAACAGCGACGAATTATCTAAAAAGATTGCTGCGTTATGCGATGTCTATGTCAATGATGCATTTGGAACTGCGCATCGTGCAGAGGCAACTACTAATGGTGTGGCTAAATTTGCGCCGATAGCTTGTGCAGGCCCGCTAATGGCGGCCGAATTGGATGCCCTTAGTCGTGCGCTTGCTAGTCCAAAGCGCCCCTTGGTGGCAATTGTGGCTGGCTCTAAAGTTTCTTCTAAGCTCACCATATTGAAAGCCTTATCCGAAAAAGTAGACGAACTAATTGTTGGTGGGGGTATCGCTAATACATTCATGTTGGCTAAAGGTTTGCCTATTGGTAAATCACTTGCTGAGCCTGATTTAGTCGATGAGGCTATAGAAATTATGGAGATCATGGAAAAGCGTGGCGCTCATGTGCCTATTCCTGAAGATGTGGTTGTTGCCAATGAACTCTCCCCGCTGGCTCGAGCAAACCGCGTGCCTGCAGACCAAGTTGCTGAAGATGACATGATTCTAGATATTGGTCCAAAGACAGCCGCTCGCTTATCCATCATGCTTGCTCATGCAGGCACGATTGTTTGGAATGGCCCATTGGGCATATTTGAAATCGATCAATTTGGTGGCGGCACAAAAATGTTGGCTGCTGCAATTGCGCATTCACCGGCATTTTCTATTGCTGGCGGTGGCGACACTTTGGCAGCCATTGCTAAATACGGTATAGAAAATCAAGTGGATTACATTTCTACTGGCGGTGGCGCCTTCTTGGAATTCTTAGAAGGCAAAACTTTGCCAGCCTTTGCAGTACTAGCTGAAAGAGCGAAAGACTAA
- the moaC gene encoding cyclic pyranopterin monophosphate synthase MoaC: MNKLTHFDTSGHAHMVNVSNKPNTHRIAIASGKITMLPETFNMVNAGTHKKGDVLGIARIAGIQASKKTSDLIPFCHPLALTHVSLSFESNPNESSIYCQVRAETTGPTGVEMEALTAVQVALLTIYDMYKAIDRGMVMGEIKLLEKSGGKSGEWKAGEPS; this comes from the coding sequence ATGAACAAACTAACTCATTTTGATACCAGCGGGCACGCCCATATGGTAAACGTTAGCAATAAGCCGAACACCCATCGCATTGCCATAGCTAGCGGGAAGATTACGATGCTTCCTGAGACCTTCAATATGGTGAATGCTGGCACCCATAAAAAAGGTGATGTATTGGGTATAGCCCGAATAGCTGGTATCCAAGCGTCCAAGAAGACATCCGACCTTATTCCGTTTTGTCATCCGCTAGCACTGACCCACGTTAGCCTAAGCTTCGAATCCAATCCCAATGAAAGCAGTATCTACTGCCAAGTCAGGGCGGAAACTACCGGTCCTACTGGCGTTGAAATGGAAGCCCTCACCGCAGTCCAAGTAGCCCTCCTCACAATCTACGACATGTACAAAGCAATAGACCGAGGAATGGTGATGGGTGAAATCAAGCTCTTAGAGAAAAGTGGCGGCAAATCTGGGGAGTGGAAGGCGGGAGAGCCAAGCTAA